The following proteins come from a genomic window of Neoarius graeffei isolate fNeoGra1 chromosome 26, fNeoGra1.pri, whole genome shotgun sequence:
- the LOC132874478 gene encoding uncharacterized protein LOC132874478, with protein MSDTGGNISSSSSAPSLLEAHHNLDLKPLLYCVICLLIIVTLLLLIMLFKKSCKKYDRKVSDSNIEGGTFRMNDLKSNSDLDDTNNDITSHSNNLQTYTACSDDSSSTSSECLCQPYGDKPSDNNQQYLSLKTNLQSADYANRQGNSTSALDYEKKKPKKNRDYVNIEAQRNMPLTKGRRSKIERHQGDQDESETSSESSSDESDDNSVNYSTVVFKETTNVIQRKQ; from the exons ATGTCTGACACAGGCGGGAATATTTCCAGCAGTTCATCAG CACCGTCTCTTCTGGAAGCACATCATAATCTTGA cctaaagCCATTACTGTATTGTGTCATTTGTCTCCTTATCATCGTAACTCTTCTTCTACTGATCATGTTGTTCAAAAAGTCCTgcaaaaaatatgaca GGAAGGTGTCTGACTCAAACATTGAAGGAGGCACTTTTCGCATGAATGATCTCAAAAGTAACTCAGACCTTGATGATACTAATAATGACATCACTAGTCATTCAAACAACTTGCAAACTTACA CTGCATGCAGTGATGATTCGTCCTCTACTAGTTCTGAGTGCTTGTGTCAACct TATGGAGATAAACCCAGTGACAATAACCAGCAATACCTGAGTTTGAAAACAAACCTGCAAAGTGCAGACTATGCAAATAGGCAAGGAAACTCCACCAGTGCTCTAGATTATGAAAAAAAGAAGCCAAAGAAAAACCGAGATTATGTTAACATAGAAGCACAACGGAATATGCCTTTAACTAAGGGCAGAAGAAGCAAAATTGAGAGGCATCAAGGAGACCAGGATGAGAGTGAAACCAGCAGTGAGAGCAGCAGCGACGAGAGCGATGACAATTCTGTAAATTACAGCACAGTTGTCTTTAAAGAAACTACAAATGTCATCCAAAGAAAACAGTGA